DNA from Malus sylvestris chromosome 11, drMalSylv7.2, whole genome shotgun sequence:
CTGTAGTACAGATATAATCCAAGCCTACGTCATCCAACAAAATCTTTTGAACAATAAATGTCGCCACCTGTGATGATAACAACTTCTGTCAGGCAACCATATACCTTGCATTCAAACTCGGGCAGTAAGAGAAAGGCTTTGCAGAGATGCTATACTGAGATCTACTGAAACATATAAAGATGGGAAGCTAAAAAGAAACAGACACTCAACTGTTTTTGACAGTTCACTACCCATTTCCATAGTTCGCAGGCACAACGGGATTATTTCAGTTGATAGAAGAAAACTAATCACTTCTGTATCGTCGACCTGGTATAAAGAAGTAAAAGGAATTAATATTCCAATTTCCAAATATATTTGTCTGGCATAAAAATGCTATATAGGGTTTATCACAGTAACATTATTCTCCTCTTCAGGTTTCACATGTGAGAGAGTGAGAAGAAGAGTTGCAAATAAAGGTGCATGTGCAGGATAATATTAGAAGTAATGTTACAGATAAACTATTTTCTCGTCGGAGTTCACGCTACAGGACTGGAAAGGGTCCAGTTAAATCTTTCACTAAATGATGGATGTAGTAAAGCCACCTAACTCAATCAatgttataaaataaataaataaaaaaactaagcGTTCTTTTTATCCCCTCATTTATCTCACGTTAGATTCTGCTAGTCCTTTTATTTCTCAGATCAGCTACACAAGCAAGATTGGAAAGAGCGGTTTTAGTCAAGGCATGCATCAAGTTTTCATATTTAAACTCTTTTACGTATAATTTCTCAAAGCATGTGGCCATATACCTATCCAGTTATACTTGTATATCAGCTGGTTATTTACTTTTGTTCATTTTATcacacaaacaaataaaaagacaaATATACCTATCGGTTTGCCAAATAAGAATAACATACCTTCACTAAGGCACCAATGACCCCTAAGCTAGTGAGTCTCAAGTACTCGAAAGGCCTTGACTTGCTTGTTGTATTAAGGAAAGGGTACAAATATAAAGGTATATGAGCTACCAACCACAGGAGAAATGAAAAAATCGTTCGTTAAATTTTATACGTAAACATCTAACAGAAGctgcatgaaaaaaaaattatgcttcTGTGTACAAGCACGCTAGAAAGAACATTTCAAGCTTTAAATGTAAACAAGATAAACGTTATTACCGTTAAGGAACAACATCCTTGTGTCTGGGTGTGATGCCACACACTACAAAAAGATACAAAAGGAATATGAAGCATACAATAATAATGAGATGTGTAAAATATAGGCCAAGCCTCTTGTACATGGAAGATAACTGTAGTTTAGAACAAAAATAACGTGCATCGATAAAGATTACATATATAATTTAAAAGGCGACAAGAATGGACCTGAAGAAGTGCTAGAGCATTGCAAACTCGATTTGATTGGGCAGGAGTTAAATTTGGTGGGGACAGAACAGGGTATATTGAAACTATCTCCTGCACAAAGGATAAAGAGTAGAGTGAGAATCCATCATCAGGGAATAAGACAAAAGAGAGTGTCTAGTAATGTTGATTTATCAAACAGGAAGTCAAATGATGGTACGTCAACGATGCACGGACATATGTATAACACAAGTCCTACTCCTACATACAGAAAGAAACTTGCTAACCTTGTAGATGAACGAATTTACAAAACAAGCGaacaaaaaccacaaaaaaaaaggaagtgcaATAAGAATGACATGaatataaaaccaaaaaattACATACCTGTAATAGAGCAGCTATAGTACCAAAAGAATTCCACAACAATGGAGCCAAATCTTGAAATAATTCTCTCTTCTGAAAAGGGGAACAGGAAAGGAAACAGGGGGTTAACTAGGAGTatgtgtatatgtacatatatagtACCAAAGGGATTCAACATTAAAAAGACAAATCttattaatgaaaataaaaaccacGAAAGGCAAACCAAGTACACTTTCAGCACAAAAATTTTAGCAGTAAGAACTAAGAACTTATTTCCTCAGTGAAGAACACATGAGCATAGCTCACACGGGTGGCAAATTTATCGTTGTATCACAGGTATAGTCATacccattttttcttttcttataactttaaaaataaaagagaaaattagGTCAAAATAGTATTTGGAAAGTGCTTGAAGGCACCGTCAGGCTCTTATGGATAGAACCAACTTCTTTCCAGATCTGATATGCAACTGTTACTAATGTAGTCAATGAAAACTTCAAACTAATAAAGCAAATTAAGAAATTATGCAGCCTATTTAGTATGTTATAATGGCATTTATATCACTTTCATTCCCATACCACCGATAAAGTTAGAGCACCCAACCAAGGACCAATTGACAATGAGTGGAGAGGCACAAGATCGTAAATATATTCCTATGTGAGACTTCACATTCCAATTGTGTAAACACACTCAACACTACCCTCATGTGTAGTGTAGAGTAAATTGAGCTAAACACATGGAGCTAAGCGCGTGGACAACGCATACATGGGATGACATGAGAGCACGTGTAGCCGTAGGGGCTTGACATGTAGATTGTGTGCTTGGATACGTAATGTAAAATTATGTGCATGGCTTTGCAATCCCGACGTTAAGATTTATACTCTAAACAACGACTACACCATTCTAAACCCAGACACACAAAACAGATTGCAGCTACCCACCTTCTCCATAACCAATAACTGAAAAGGTTCAAAACTCCATCTAAAACAAAAACTGATTACACATAATCGATACAGACATACCGGAAACATAAACAAATGCATCAAGATCCAATTTTGATCCTACCCTAGGAACAACTATAGTAAGGTGGGTACCACATGCATGCTGTGACTACAAAGATGATAACTTGAAATCTCAACTCTGacaagaaaaaaagaacaagCAACCCCTCTTCTCACGAAACACATATCATGCAGAAATAATCATCTCATTACCCCAATTGCCTTGATTTTCTCAGCAAACAAACAGAATCACAGAACAACGAAATGAtgctaaaacaaaacaaaactcaatAGAACCCAAatcacaaaccctaaacccaaactTTATCATAAAATCTTCAACCCCATAAACcctataacaaaaattaaacaaaaacccaaCATGCTAAAAGGGATTAATCAAACACAGAGGAACCAAATTATTCAGAAATAATGAGAGCAAAAAGATTAGACCTTGGAGAGTTCAAGGAGCGCGTTTTCACGAAGTTGGGGGTTGCTGAGTTCGAGCACCAACTGCTCCGCCGACGCCATGTTCGGGTCCCTGTTCAGCTGGGCTCCGGCAGCACTGGGGTTAGAGCCGATCGGGCCTCCAAACGGTGCGCTCATCTCCACAAACTAGCAGAGACTCGCCATTTCACAGCAGGAAGATGTCAAAGCTCTCAGCTTTTGCCATTGCTTTCTCACAGTTTGCTCTCAGCTTTCTGtctagagagaggagagagagtgaagaAAACAAGTACAATTTCTAGAGGAGGAGTTGATTTTATATTTGAAGACACGTACTGGACATGCGCGTGGGAATCGCCCCTGATGTTGACACCTCACTTTGGATTGAACTGATATAGTAGTACTGTTGAAAGGGAAAGTGTGTCTACGCGCCACTCTGTCGCATGGATGCGGTTTTAAATGCTTCCGAGCAACTTATCCGAATGAATTAAATTCGATACaactttttaataaaattggaTTCACTATTAATTCTGTAACTtttaaatataatgaaataaTATTTGATAAAACAACTCAAATTCCGTGTGATAACAAATTTGGATTGACATTTAATTGTGTGAGCTTGTATACAAAACCACCTGCTAGCTTGTTACGGTAAAGCACGATTAGAATTTAACATGTTGCTTAACGAATTCGGATTGACCTTTAATTGAGTGATTCATGTACGACAAGACTCGCTAGCTCGTTATAATGGGGAAAGATTAAATTTGACATTGAGAGAACCCAACACGAACATGTACATGACTTAAACATCGAGGCATGTTTGGTCGATAACTAAAGGGTGATGAATTCGTAATATGAAAGTGATGTGTAAAAGgcacaaataaattaaaaccaaaattttaaattaagggtaaatattagtttactacccttaagttttgtagttttcaacatttggtacatgatattttttttgtcctagagtcatacctaaagtgttaattttgggagagtctcatacatctgttagtctggcgattaagtctcccgttaactgatgatgtggcgcctatgtggacaatgaatgggcgtcacgtgtcattaaagGGTCCACgtgaaaattaaatattaaaaaataattataaaaaaaaccaCCTTCGTCTTCCCCGAATCCCACCCACCCCATCTCAGCAAACCCTCCCACCCTAGTCGTCACCGGATACCCCCTATGTTCATGTGCCTCTTGGCTCGTGACCAGCAACGATTTGCATCATTTGCAACTCCTGAATCTCCGCCTGAGACATCACCGATTCTTCAATGTGGCGATCCCTAGGAAATCGGGGTTTGTCGGCGATGCCGTGACTGGAACCATCGAAGATGATCCATCAGGAGACCCGATCTGAACTGAAGCCGTGACCGGAGCGGTCGAAGAGGATCCATTGACGCCGTTAGGGGCGTCTTAGAGGGAGGAGAGCTTGGAGATGAAAGCAGAGAGCTTGATATTGCGATCGACGACGAGGATTTTGGTGTCACCGCCAACGTAGGCGAGCTGGTGGTCGTGGGGGCGGGGCTGGATTTTGTCGCTGTAGCTGCACATAAACTTGACTTTGTAGGTGCAGGTTGCGGAGTGGGGTTGGTCGGGGGTGTTGCGGTCAATTTTGCGGGAGCGAAATGAGGAGTCGCAGGAGTCTGGGTAGGAGTGGTGCGAGAGAAAGAGTGTTAGGGAGTGGGAGAAAGGGGGTGATAGGGGGTGGGCACGAGTGGGATTTGGGGGAGAAGGGGTGGGCAGGTGGGCACGGGTGGGATTCAAGGAAGAATAaggtgtttatttttttaataatttatttttgaatttttaatttcctcGTGGACcctttaatgacacgtggtgtccAGTCATTGTCAACATtggcgccacgtcatcagttaacggaagacttaacctaacggatgtatgagactgtcccaaaattaacactttaggtatgactctgggacgaaaaaagcttcatgtaccaaatgttgaaaataacaaaacttaagagtagtaaactgatatttacccttaaattaaattaaactaagaGTGCTCGGTGTGGACATGAACCTTATTACAATGCATGTAGTGTCGGGAGCATAGATAAAATTGCAACATAGTTAAAGAACATTCTCATCCTGAGAATAGGAGGATatttatacaaaataatgagGAATAACTTACTACATTATCAAAAGTCGATGTCAGCAAGTGTCAGTAATCCTCAAACTCCACCAAAGTACTTCCACTATATTAATCATTAAACTAGTCAACTCAAACAATTAAGGAAAAATACTCAAATATTCCCTCTGTTTGCTCGTTTCGGGAGTTAATAGTGTTTGAAAGGAACTCACATGTCATCATGTGCTGACAGTGGCCTAGTTCGTCGACGTTGACCAGAATTTCCCAAATTTATTGTCACCGGCAGAATATTCCGTCGACATCAAAGGATATTCAGGAAaaccaaaataccaaacacTATTTCATTAATTGCCTTTCTTCTTTTACAGGATACTATTTGTAGGAATCCTTCAATTCTAACTAATATGATTGTAAATCTATCACCACAAGATGATGTCATCTAACATCCTAACAAATTCATTCAATCCGACGGTTGAAAAtggatgtgtgaatagcaccgCCATGTTCTTAAATGTTAACCTGTTAATTGTTATGTACTCCTCAAATTCTTGTTCTGAAATAAATACTTAGATTATGAagggggaaaaaaaagaaaaagattaagTTACTTTCTATCATATGCTTCTCTCAAGTCTTAACTACCAAACTTCAACACACACCCTCCACCAGCCGCCTATCGGCATTTCCTCAGCTAGAATTGACGTCCAGCCTAATTTATATATGTTGCATGCTCTTCAAATTTACCCCTTGAGGAGGTAGGGTGAGAAATAGTTCAGCTTTAACCCTCTTCGCTGAATATCGTAATTCCCGTCATCCAGAAGTTCAGCTTGAACCCTCTTTGCTGGACACAATGCATTGCTTCCTCGAGTTTGCTTTTGGGAGAAATAAGATTAGCACCCTCGAATCTCCAAAAGAAAGAACCACGATAACGTAGAGGATATACCAATGCACAGCCTTTCTTCTTGAATGCTTAAACTTCTTGTTAAACTGTGAGATCTCCTCATCAATGTCACTCGTGAAGGTGGTGAACAGCCATATATACTTTAACGTGATGGCCGGTAGGTAGTAGGTGCTAGCTTTCGTTCTTCAAAGTCAGCTTGCAATTTGCTTTCTGAGTGCAATACTCTTTATATTCTCAAGATCCGGCTTAGTTTGTAAACCTGCACACAAGAAATTTAACCAAATAAATATGAACGTCGAAATGTAGTCTAGTTTAACAACTACTTAATACATCACAAATTGAAAAAGGGGTTCTTAAGAATAGTAGCGCCAACCCCTAGCCATCCAAAGCACGGAAAACTAACAGccacaaaataaaatactaacaaAAACAACGTGCAGAAAAATTGATCAACCTGGGCAGTCCTACTAGGCAGAGGCACTTCTAAGCAGTTTCGGAGGCCATCGACTCTGCAAAGACCAAGCACAGTGGTGACAGAACAACATCAATCACTGAATCAAAGAAAGTAACCAAAACTGAACTAAAAAACACGCAATCACAAACGGGTAAAATAGAGAAGACAAGAAATATTGAAAAGGTAGTCAGTACTTACCTTCTGCTAATAGTTTTCCTAGAATATTGATCATCCTTTGTAAGTCCCTGACCTCCATACTTTATTTCATCCGTATTTAGCACGAGCTGTGGTCAGAAAAGTAACAGGTTCATTTACTTGAAGCTCTACAGTTAGACAAATACATATAATTGCTTGACTAATACATATAACTGCTTGACATACACAGAAACATATATAaaagatatatacatataaaatcTCCAATTTAAACTAGACTATATATCATCTCCAACAGACCCTGAATCCATGTATTCATGCCAGCACACATATAATAAAAGAACACAATGCAAATTACGAGTTAGAAACCATATCTCTGACTTAAACTACTCAAAGCTGTTTGATAAAACTTACTTGATACTCTCCAGCCTCTTCTACACCTATTCCGTATCCTTCATAAGAATCTGTTGGGTGAAAGTTGAATACAAATAGAAGGGTGCCTCTCATGTAAGCTATTACCTGTAAATAGCAAAGAAATATCATAATCAGTAGAAGGCATAAAATTCTTTCCAAATGCATTATTGAGTTTAGTTTCACCAGTACCATGGTATTGTCATTCACATGGTGAATGCTCGGTAAAACTCTCGCAAGTACTCTTTCAGTTTCATCCAACTTCATCAAGTCCTaggaaagaagaaagataaaAATTACTTTGCTACCATGATCTCAAGGGATGTTTTAATCTCTCAAGAACAACGACCAATTAATACTTCGCAACTTCAAGTTGAATATGTTAATGGTAAAGCGAAGAGCGAAATTAGAGAAACTGCATTTATGGGGGACTTTTTAAGTTATTAGAAATCTATACTAAACAGCTTTCAGCACTATTAACAACAGTAGATATAACGGAGAGAGCCACAAGATCACAACATGTAAGCATGTCAGGGCAACAGGATGGCAACAAAAAGTTAATAGTTGATACCTTATCAAAGATAAACAAGTTCCGATGCAATCCTTCCTTGGCAAGAAGATCCCACCTACGGTTGGCAAGAGCAAACGAGAAATTGTTGCTTGACATGGGGAACTCAACACACTGAAACATGAGAAAGATCATTAGTCACGTCTCACGTGAAATAAACTTCTTGTACTTGCAGGAGCCAGTAACGTCACCTCTGGATGCCCAAATTCATTGCCCATGAAGTTGAGA
Protein-coding regions in this window:
- the LOC126589642 gene encoding uncharacterized protein LOC126589642, which produces MSAPFGGPIGSNPSAAGAQLNRDPNMASAEQLVLELSNPQLRENALLELSKKRELFQDLAPLLWNSFGTIAALLQEIVSIYPVLSPPNLTPAQSNRVCNALALLQCVASHPDTRMLFLNAHIPLYLYPFLNTTSKSRPFEYLRLTSLGVIGALVKVDDTEVISFLLSTEIIPLCLRTMEMGSELSKTVATFIVQKILLDDVGLDYICTTAERFFAVGRVLGTMVASLADQPSSRLLKHIIRCYLRLSDNPRACDALRSCLPDMLRDATFSVSLREDPTTRRWLQQLLHNVGVSRVPALQGGGGFDQMMMN